From the genome of Thermoflexus hugenholtzii, one region includes:
- a CDS encoding ComEC/Rec2 family competence protein gives MNASEGWTARMPDLRGAPLFLPALAWLVGLLLARALPSGEDLFPRWTLFFLIWALPAIAALGLGVPHAGNRRLPLLCLIALLGAVRGTLRPTPDLPPALAAAMAEGAEVTVEGIVVDDPAGRGAGSRFRLRPEGGTALLQVDLEEGRPRYGDRLRLTGRIRPPEVRPEVDMREVLARQGVLGQLQARAWTRVRAGEGSPLLRGLYAARGFLRDRLRGLLPDPEAGLLIGILLGDESGIPWTVEQAFARSGLSHIVAISGYNITLLTALALALFTRLLGRRAALWATLLLIPLYTLFVGASASVVRAALMGALTLIALMLGRSNDALNALSLSAFAMTLWDPLALDDVGFQLSFAATLGLLFLAPPLEGWAREGTARLLRDPEAGALVEAVREALLVSLAAQIATAPLMLYHFRELSLIAPLANLLVLPVQPFLMAFGIAAALGAATLGPLAAPLGWAVWWPLAWTIRVADLTARWPLATLRVAPGYLEGMLLFYGGALSALLLRAYGLSFQEAILRLRPHQPALRALGLIGALGAIAFTYLPDHRAKLVLFEGGDLLLVESPEGHRALWLWGIREASLAGLGRWLGPFDPHLDLLILEGSAKPGPSGALRSRYPVRQILGEEAPLPTGLRIEMGSLILENREDGWLLQIGSQRVLIARRRPNGEVPRVDLVVYRGDERAGLAIAQGWQAWGLLVGGSPAGGAAGAVSGPRQLRHAGGREWVAAWTDGRVWWFGSGR, from the coding sequence ATGAACGCTTCGGAAGGGTGGACTGCGCGGATGCCGGATTTGCGGGGGGCGCCCCTGTTCCTGCCCGCCCTGGCCTGGCTCGTGGGACTCCTCCTCGCCCGCGCCCTCCCATCCGGCGAGGATCTCTTCCCGCGCTGGACGTTGTTTTTCCTGATCTGGGCCCTTCCGGCCATCGCGGCATTGGGGCTCGGCGTTCCCCACGCCGGAAACCGGCGCCTCCCCCTCCTCTGCCTGATCGCCCTCCTCGGCGCGGTCCGGGGAACCCTGCGGCCCACCCCGGACCTGCCGCCCGCCCTCGCCGCGGCGATGGCGGAGGGCGCCGAGGTCACCGTGGAAGGGATCGTGGTGGACGACCCTGCCGGACGCGGAGCCGGATCCCGCTTTCGCCTCCGGCCGGAAGGGGGCACAGCCCTGCTGCAAGTGGATCTGGAGGAAGGCCGTCCTCGCTACGGGGATCGCCTCCGCCTGACCGGCCGCATCCGTCCCCCCGAGGTCCGGCCGGAGGTGGACATGCGCGAGGTCCTGGCCCGTCAGGGAGTGCTCGGGCAGCTGCAGGCCCGAGCGTGGACCCGGGTGCGGGCCGGCGAGGGCAGTCCTCTGCTCCGCGGGCTCTACGCCGCCCGGGGCTTCCTCCGGGACCGCCTGCGGGGGCTGCTGCCGGACCCGGAGGCCGGGCTGCTCATCGGCATCCTCCTGGGGGATGAAAGCGGGATCCCCTGGACGGTGGAGCAGGCCTTCGCCCGCTCCGGCCTCAGCCACATCGTCGCCATCTCCGGCTACAACATCACGCTGCTCACCGCCCTCGCCCTGGCCCTCTTCACCCGGCTGCTGGGCCGGCGGGCTGCCCTCTGGGCGACCCTCCTCCTGATCCCCCTCTACACCCTCTTCGTCGGCGCCTCGGCCTCCGTGGTGCGGGCGGCCCTCATGGGGGCGCTCACCCTGATCGCCCTGATGCTGGGCCGCAGCAACGACGCCCTCAACGCCCTCAGCCTCTCCGCCTTCGCCATGACCCTGTGGGATCCTCTGGCCCTGGACGATGTGGGCTTCCAGCTGAGCTTCGCCGCCACCCTGGGCCTGCTCTTCCTCGCCCCGCCCCTGGAGGGATGGGCGCGTGAAGGGACGGCCCGGCTCCTGCGGGATCCCGAAGCCGGCGCCCTGGTGGAGGCCGTCCGCGAGGCCCTGCTGGTCTCCCTGGCCGCCCAGATCGCCACCGCCCCTCTGATGCTCTATCATTTCCGGGAGCTTTCTCTCATCGCCCCCCTGGCCAACCTTCTGGTCCTGCCCGTGCAGCCCTTCCTGATGGCTTTCGGGATCGCTGCCGCCCTCGGCGCGGCGACCCTCGGACCGCTGGCCGCCCCGCTGGGCTGGGCGGTCTGGTGGCCCCTGGCCTGGACCATCCGCGTCGCCGATCTCACGGCGCGCTGGCCCCTCGCCACCCTTCGCGTCGCCCCGGGCTACCTGGAAGGGATGTTGCTGTTCTACGGCGGAGCCCTGAGCGCCCTCCTCCTGCGGGCCTACGGCCTCTCCTTTCAGGAGGCGATCCTCCGCCTTCGGCCGCATCAGCCGGCCCTGCGCGCCCTGGGATTGATCGGCGCCCTGGGGGCCATCGCCTTCACCTACCTCCCGGACCATCGGGCGAAGCTGGTGCTGTTCGAGGGCGGGGATCTCCTCCTGGTCGAAAGCCCGGAGGGCCATCGGGCGCTGTGGCTGTGGGGGATCCGCGAAGCCTCCCTGGCCGGGCTGGGGCGCTGGTTGGGCCCCTTCGACCCCCATCTGGATCTCCTGATCCTCGAGGGTTCCGCAAAGCCGGGGCCCTCCGGCGCGCTGCGATCGCGCTATCCGGTCCGTCAGATCCTGGGGGAAGAAGCCCCGCTCCCAACCGGCCTGCGGATCGAGATGGGTTCCCTCATCCTGGAGAACCGGGAGGACGGATGGCTGCTCCAGATCGGAAGCCAGCGGGTCCTGATCGCCCGCCGCCGCCCGAACGGAGAGGTCCCCCGGGTGGACCTGGTGGTCTACCGGGGCGACGAGCGCGCCGGGTTGGCCATCGCGCAAGGATGGCAGGCGTGGGGGCTCCTGGTCGGGGGATCGCCCGCCGGTGGGGCCGCCGGGGCGGTCTCCGGCCCGCGCCAGCTCCGGCATGCCGGAGGCCGGGAGTGGGTCGCCGCCTGGACCGATGGAAGGGTGTGGTGGTTCGGATCCGGGCGGTGA
- a CDS encoding class I SAM-dependent methyltransferase encodes MSDAPALPPICDYEETDYEAFWRAGRAYEDLAERIALRALLPPRGRRLVEIGAGFGRLADLYAGYEEVYLLDYARSQVEAARRRWGHDPRFRFVIGDLYRLPFIPGSFDTIVMVRVIHHVRDVPRALREIHEVLRPGGVFILEFANKRNLKAILRYVVGAQSWSPFSPEPVEFAPLHFDFHPAWMRARLEEAGFRIQRERAVSHFRHPWLKRLIPAPALARMDGWVQGIGALWKLTPSLFIRAEAGSGARPTEEGLWRCPLCRRPAREEETAVVCPEGHRWPREGPLYRMREGI; translated from the coding sequence ATGTCGGATGCGCCGGCTCTCCCTCCGATCTGTGATTACGAGGAGACCGATTACGAGGCCTTCTGGCGGGCAGGCCGGGCGTATGAGGACCTGGCGGAGCGGATCGCGCTGCGCGCCCTGTTGCCGCCACGGGGCCGACGCCTGGTGGAGATCGGCGCGGGCTTCGGGCGCCTCGCCGATCTTTACGCAGGCTACGAGGAAGTTTACCTTCTGGACTACGCGCGATCGCAGGTCGAAGCGGCCCGGCGGCGCTGGGGCCATGATCCACGGTTCCGCTTCGTGATCGGCGACCTCTACCGCCTGCCTTTCATACCCGGATCCTTCGACACCATCGTCATGGTCCGGGTGATCCATCACGTCCGGGATGTGCCCCGGGCGTTGCGGGAGATCCACGAGGTCCTGCGGCCGGGCGGGGTTTTCATCCTGGAGTTCGCGAACAAGCGGAACCTGAAGGCCATCCTCCGTTATGTGGTCGGCGCCCAATCCTGGTCGCCGTTCTCACCGGAGCCGGTGGAGTTCGCCCCGTTGCATTTCGATTTTCATCCAGCCTGGATGCGCGCCCGGCTGGAGGAGGCGGGCTTCCGGATCCAGCGGGAGCGGGCGGTGTCCCATTTCCGACATCCGTGGTTGAAACGCCTGATCCCCGCGCCCGCGCTGGCCAGGATGGACGGATGGGTGCAGGGGATCGGGGCCCTCTGGAAGCTGACCCCCAGCCTTTTCATCCGGGCGGAAGCCGGGTCCGGCGCGCGCCCCACCGAAGAGGGACTCTGGCGCTGCCCCCTCTGCCGCCGGCCGGCCCGCGAGGAGGAGACGGCGGTGGTCTGCCCGGAGGGCCATCGCTGGCCCCGGGAGGGCCCCCTCTACCGGATGCGGGAAGGGATCTGA
- a CDS encoding metal-dependent hydrolase: protein MRLRTHIVVGTVWGFWVGGPLGGALGAFAGAVPDVDLDVGSVGRGARALGALAIAGGALGGYLLRSPEVAGAGLGAGFLLWALVRLPHRGPTHSLAMAGLWSGLGALLLPDPGLVGAWAGGYLSHLLLDALTPQGIPWLWPLTGARLRLARWRTGSLWDHAILWLSGLAGLGLLGWRLLRG from the coding sequence TTGGGTGGGTGGGCCGCTGGGGGGTGCCCTGGGCGCCTTTGCCGGCGCCGTCCCGGATGTGGATCTCGATGTCGGCTCGGTGGGGCGGGGAGCGCGGGCGCTGGGCGCGCTGGCCATCGCCGGCGGGGCGCTGGGAGGCTATCTCCTGCGTTCTCCGGAGGTGGCGGGCGCAGGCCTGGGCGCCGGCTTCCTGCTGTGGGCGCTGGTCCGCTTGCCCCATCGGGGCCCCACGCATTCGCTGGCCATGGCGGGCCTCTGGAGCGGGCTGGGCGCGCTGCTCCTGCCGGATCCCGGGCTGGTCGGGGCATGGGCGGGAGGCTATCTCTCCCACCTGTTGCTGGACGCCCTCACGCCCCAGGGCATCCCGTGGCTCTGGCCGCTCACCGGCGCGCGTCTGCGCCTGGCCCGATGGCGGACCGGTTCGCTGTGGGATCACGCGATTCTGTGGCTCAGCGGACTGGCCGGGCTCGGGCTTTTGGGCTGGCGTCTGCTGAGGGGATAA